A region from the Alnus glutinosa chromosome 5, dhAlnGlut1.1, whole genome shotgun sequence genome encodes:
- the LOC133867882 gene encoding glucan endo-1,3-beta-glucosidase 11-like has protein sequence MRSSMANVTSKIAMIDMCLMFSLYFSGFGFLEGVTSLGINYGQVANNLPPPDKVLKLLSALKLTKTRIYDTNPQILTAFANSNIELLVTVENAMLVQLMDPQQVLQWVTTHIKPYFPATRITGIAVGNEIFTGGDDTLMTYLVPAMVNIHNALGQLGLDSHIQVSMPISLAVLEQSFPPSAGSFKSEVYSTMSQVLQFLSNTKAPFWINCYPYFAYNDDPNNISLDYVLFNPNSGMVDPNTNLRYDNMLYAQVDAVSFAINRMGYGGILEVLVLETGWPSKGDSHEVGATIENAAAYNRNLFRRQLENEGTPLRPKMRLEVHLFALFNEDLKPGPTSKRNYGLYHPDGTMSYNVGLSTRSNTSSTSTASIYLTSSAMKVKP, from the coding sequence GCTTTGGGTTTTTGGAAGGAGTAACATCACTTGGAATCAACTATGGTCAAGTCGCCAATAATTTGCCACCACCCGACAAGGTCCTCAAACTGCTAAGCGCTCTTAAACTCACAAAAACAAGAATTTACGACACCAATCCTCAAATTTTGACTGCATTCGCCAACTCCAACATAGAACTTCTTGTCACGGTTGAAAACGCAATGTTAGTTCAGCTAATGGATCCACAACAAGTTCTTCAATGGGTAACCACCCATATCAAGCCCTACTTTCCTGCCACCAGAATCACTGGGATAGCAGTAGGAAATGAGATTTTCACTGGCGGTGATGATACCCTAATGACGTATCTTGTTCCAGCCATGGTCAACATTCATAATGCTCTAGGCCAGTTAGGCCTAGACTCGCACATTCAAGTCTCCATGCCTATTTCTCTAGCGGTTCTTGAACAGTCCTTTCCGCCTTCAGCCGGGAGTTTCAAAAGCGAGGTCTATAGTACCATGTCACAAGTATTACAGTTCTTGTCAAACACCAAAGCACCCTTTTGGATCAATTGCTATCCATATTTTGCATACAATGACGATCCAAATAATATTTCTTTGGACTATGTGCTTTTTAATCCTAACTCAGGAATGGTAGACCCTAACACCAACCTACGGTATGACAATATGCTGTATGCTCAAGTAGATGCAGTCAGTTTTGCTATCAATAGGATGGGCTATGGTGGAATATTAGAGGTTTTGGTTTTAGAGACTGGCTGGCCATCGAAAGGGGACTCCCACGAAGTTGGTGCAACCATAGAGAATGCCGCGGCTTACAATAGGAATTTGTTCAGAAGGCAATTGGAAAATGAAGGGACACCTTTGAGGCCTAAGATGAGGCTTGAAGTTCATTTATTTGCTTTGTTCAATGAGGATTTGAAGCCTGGACCGACTTCAAAAAGGAATTATGGTCTCTATCATCCTGATGGAACAATGTCTTACAATGTAGGGCTCTCTACCCGATCAAATACTTCATCAACTTCAACGGCTTCCATTTATCTTACTTCCTCTGCTATGAAGGTAAAGCCATag